A genomic window from Syntrophorhabdales bacterium includes:
- the treY gene encoding malto-oligosyltrehalose synthase produces MDTDNVTLPRIPVSTYRLNFNNGFTFSDATKILPYMDELGISDVYASPCFAARKGTVVGYDVVDPTRLNLEIGTEKDYNRFTNELQKRKMGQILDIVPNHMYIEHEDNGWWMDILENGPASPYAAFFDIDWHPVKRELENKVLIPILGDQYGTVLERRELKLIFEKGTFSLTYYDHRLPILPETYMYVLRHGIEKLESLLPVDDASLVELLSILTALSCLPSYTEREQVKLTERSREKEIIKKRLYKLYRENRIMRDLVDENLRTFNGNEKEPHSLDLLDDLLSRQIWRLSYWRVATEEINYRRFFDINSLAAIKMENPVVFQKTHELLLKLIGEGKITGLRVDHPDGLYNPSEYMKRLQRESFLRVRLSDAEREKRKKPGVTDETDLESQLLKDYAEMIVLDPQFKPFYIVGEKILIKGEKLPEDWPVFSSIGYQFLNPVNGIFVDTANSKIFERLYERFTVLKMSYQDLVYEKKRLIMLVSLSGEINTLAHYLNRLSEKNRHTRDFTLNSLRGAIMETIACFPVYRTYITQEGVSERDRRYVEQAIAKAKRKNPTLSQSVFDYLKRVLLIDCPDDFQESDKMEWVEFTMRLQQITGPVMAKGVEDTVFYIYNRLISLNEVGGNPEAFGTSLEAFHGQNLERARSRPHSFLTTSTHDTKRSEDVRARINVLSEIPGEWQRCLGRWARLNVKKKPIIDGQQVPDRNEEYLLYQTLVGSWPGPGHRMDDVKYEDFKRRIREYMVKAIREAKINSSWINPDTPYEEALTNFIDSILQRSERDPFIEDFTLFQNKISYFGMFNSLSQTLLKITSPGVPDFYQGCELWDFSLVDPDNRRPVDFTARQEMLNRLKKGMKRAGGMFTDFAGRLFASWADGAIKLYVIYSALTYRKEHYPLFRHGAYASLAPEGVLKELVCAFARVGDDNVAITAVPRFLTRILRSVDEKPFGNELWQDTTIPIPDEIQPKAYYNIFTGETITAVERDGAMHLRLGEVFANFPVALLSSSLFTSQG; encoded by the coding sequence ATGGATACCGATAACGTGACTCTCCCCAGAATTCCCGTGTCCACGTACAGGCTGAACTTCAATAACGGGTTTACTTTCTCGGATGCGACAAAGATCCTCCCCTATATGGACGAACTGGGGATCAGCGACGTCTACGCATCTCCCTGCTTTGCAGCTCGTAAAGGAACTGTTGTCGGTTATGATGTTGTCGATCCTACGAGGCTCAACCTGGAGATCGGCACGGAGAAGGATTACAACCGATTTACAAACGAGCTGCAGAAACGCAAGATGGGGCAGATTCTGGACATCGTACCGAACCATATGTACATAGAGCATGAAGACAATGGCTGGTGGATGGATATCCTTGAGAATGGCCCTGCCTCTCCGTATGCAGCCTTTTTTGATATAGACTGGCACCCCGTCAAGAGAGAGCTCGAGAATAAAGTGTTGATCCCGATTCTGGGCGATCAGTACGGGACGGTGCTGGAGCGCCGGGAACTGAAACTGATATTTGAGAAGGGTACTTTTTCTCTAACCTACTACGACCACAGGCTTCCGATATTGCCTGAAACGTACATGTACGTACTGAGACACGGCATAGAGAAGCTGGAATCGCTCTTGCCCGTCGATGACGCGTCACTGGTGGAGCTTCTAAGCATTTTGACAGCCCTCAGCTGTCTGCCTTCATACACGGAAAGAGAGCAGGTAAAGCTCACCGAGCGAAGCCGTGAGAAAGAGATCATAAAGAAACGGTTATACAAGCTTTATAGAGAAAACCGGATAATGCGGGACCTCGTCGACGAGAACCTTCGCACCTTCAACGGAAACGAGAAAGAGCCCCACAGTCTTGATCTTCTCGATGACCTGCTGAGCAGGCAGATCTGGCGGCTCTCCTATTGGCGCGTCGCCACGGAAGAGATCAACTACCGGAGGTTCTTTGATATCAACAGCCTTGCCGCCATTAAGATGGAAAACCCGGTGGTTTTCCAGAAGACCCATGAACTGCTCCTCAAGCTCATTGGTGAAGGCAAGATAACCGGACTGAGAGTTGACCACCCTGACGGTCTCTACAATCCTTCCGAATACATGAAAAGATTGCAGCGCGAGTCGTTTCTCCGTGTGCGCCTTTCGGATGCGGAAAGAGAAAAAAGGAAGAAGCCCGGAGTCACGGACGAAACCGATCTGGAATCGCAACTGCTGAAGGATTATGCGGAGATGATCGTCCTGGATCCGCAGTTCAAGCCTTTTTATATCGTAGGAGAAAAGATTCTCATAAAAGGTGAGAAGCTGCCCGAAGACTGGCCTGTCTTCAGCAGCATCGGCTACCAGTTCCTGAATCCGGTGAACGGAATATTTGTGGATACGGCAAACAGCAAAATCTTTGAGCGGCTGTATGAGAGATTTACCGTATTGAAGATGAGCTATCAGGATCTGGTCTACGAAAAGAAACGGCTGATTATGCTCGTCAGCTTGTCTGGTGAAATCAATACACTCGCCCATTATCTCAACCGCCTCTCGGAAAAAAACAGGCACACGAGGGATTTCACACTCAACAGCCTGAGGGGCGCGATCATGGAGACCATTGCCTGTTTTCCAGTCTACAGGACCTACATAACACAGGAGGGCGTGAGCGAAAGAGACCGGCGCTATGTTGAGCAGGCGATAGCAAAAGCAAAACGGAAGAACCCAACCTTGAGCCAGAGCGTCTTTGATTATCTCAAACGTGTCTTATTGATCGATTGTCCAGACGATTTTCAGGAATCGGACAAGATGGAATGGGTCGAATTTACAATGCGACTTCAGCAGATCACAGGGCCGGTGATGGCCAAGGGCGTAGAAGATACTGTCTTCTATATCTATAACCGGCTCATTTCCCTTAATGAGGTGGGCGGGAACCCTGAGGCGTTCGGCACTTCACTGGAGGCCTTTCACGGACAGAATTTGGAAAGGGCGAGATCGAGACCCCATTCTTTTCTCACTACGTCAACCCACGACACGAAACGAAGTGAAGATGTCAGAGCACGAATCAATGTGCTTTCTGAAATTCCAGGCGAGTGGCAAAGATGTCTTGGAAGGTGGGCCAGGCTAAACGTGAAGAAGAAACCGATCATCGATGGGCAACAGGTACCCGACCGTAACGAGGAATACCTGCTGTATCAGACGTTAGTGGGCTCTTGGCCCGGTCCCGGTCACCGCATGGATGATGTGAAATACGAAGATTTCAAGAGAAGGATCAGGGAGTACATGGTAAAAGCGATCAGAGAGGCCAAGATTAACAGCAGCTGGATTAACCCCGACACGCCTTATGAAGAGGCGCTCACCAATTTTATAGATTCGATCCTGCAACGGTCAGAGCGCGATCCATTCATCGAAGACTTTACTCTTTTCCAAAACAAGATCTCTTATTTCGGCATGTTTAACTCTCTGTCACAGACCCTCCTTAAGATCACCTCGCCGGGCGTACCCGATTTTTATCAAGGCTGCGAGTTGTGGGATTTCAGTCTGGTAGACCCTGACAATCGAAGGCCGGTTGACTTTACCGCAAGGCAGGAAATGCTCAACAGGTTGAAGAAAGGGATGAAGCGTGCGGGCGGGATGTTCACGGACTTCGCTGGCCGCCTCTTTGCCTCCTGGGCAGACGGCGCAATTAAACTCTACGTCATCTATTCAGCCCTTACCTATCGAAAGGAACATTATCCACTTTTCAGGCATGGAGCCTATGCGTCGCTCGCTCCAGAAGGGGTTCTTAAGGAACTCGTGTGCGCCTTTGCCAGGGTCGGAGATGATAATGTCGCAATCACGGCGGTTCCGAGGTTTTTGACACGCATACTAAGGAGCGTGGACGAGAAGCCTTTCGGCAATGAGCTATGGCAAGACACAACAATTCCGATCCCTGACGAGATCCAACCGAAGGCGTATTACAACATCTTCACGGGCGAGACCATCACCGCAGTTGAACGGGATGGCGCGATGCATCTGCGCCTAGGCGAGGTGTTTGCAAACTTCCCCGTAGCGCTCTTGAGTTCTTCCCTCTTCACTAGTCAAGGATAG